AGAGGTAATAGTGCATGTTCCTTCTTCTGATGGAAGAATGAAATTTGTGCCTAGAACTGCTAAAAAATGgttctgaaaacacagcaagcaTAGGTTGTTTCATCCAtagtaaaatataaaagtatatttaCCTTTCTTAActttgctgctccagcaccagaaCGAATAGCCTCCAATAGGGCTTGCCTTGCCTCGATTGGATTACCTGAAGCTGTGGCAGAAGATttaggagctgctgctgacagctgaaTGGGAGGcggtggtggtggtggctgggcaggggcagctgggatACACAGCTGCTCTTCCTGAAGGTCTTCTGCCTTCTGCAAGGACCGTTCTGTGTCCCTAAAACGCTGCAGCTCTTGGGAGGCCAATGAGGAGATCTGCTCATCATGCAGTTGAAAGAAAGTGGTTAATATCAAGCATGGATAACTGTAATTATTTGACATTTGATGCCCTTTCAGTACcctgatttcatttttcttagaTAATGTAAAACCCATagtctttttgtttccttgtggCATTGAACATCTGTTGCTATTCACTCACATCACTCAGCTGGGCTGATTACCAGCATCGAGGACTTGGCACTGAGTCTGTCTCAGAAACTCAATCTTTATTTATTGTGAGCTTCAGCATCCTGTAACTCTTCTTGGCATGTAAGGTAAGAGAGAAAGTTGGACTTGGTATTAATTTGGAAACAACCGCAAGGGTTTTGGAATCAGGAAGATATATTAAGGCTGCAGTAGCCACCCAGGAATATGATTACTTTTTATGGTCTGGGCTGCACAGAAATAATCTCAGATGACAGAAAAGCTCTTCCAGATCTGAGCTCTCAGACATAGCTTCATcgaaaaaaaagccattaaacCTAAAGTTTCCAgccatactttaaaaaaaataaaaaaaaaaaagaccagagAGAGCCATGTGAAAGCACTGAGAACAAAATCAATTGATTATTCTTCCAAGTGTGTTTCTGTGGAATTTCAGAAACTAAAATTTCTGCACAAATTACCAGCTTGGAAACTCATCCTACTTTAAATGCATGCAGGCAAAGAAGACAATCTTTCAGACTAGGTCAGCTTTTCCATCAACTGTGTCATGAGATACTTTTGTCATTAATACCATTACAAGTAATAATCATGATGAATTGTTAATAATTACAATGATTCAGCAATTATTAGGAAATTCAGTACTATGGGTCAAATAGGAGCTATCCAAGCAGATCcattataattaatttctaagaCAAACTGCAGCATAGAGCTGCTGTGGTGAAAAATTAAAGGATTAATCTCCCCTAAAATAATCCACAGAGAGCTCCTGTATTATATTCCTTccctatacatatatataagtaacaatatatatatatatatatagatatatatatatatatagatgtatGAGCATCATGTCATGTTAGATGAAAGGTGAACATTTGAGACAACATGAAAGGGTTAGCACATCTGTATTGGGCCCTGTACAGAATGAAACACACTGCTTTAATTAGCACAGGTGACATGGTGTGAAAAAGCATATGGTTTCTAGGCAACTTCCTTTAAAACCATGGCAAAAACTTCTCTGCAAGGGGAAAGTATTCCAGAAAGTCTCTGTGATGACTTCATTAACAGAGCCTCTTTTACACAAATTGCTATTTATTTCTAATGACTGCAGAATGCAGTTAAATATGTGGGCAGATTGCTGCTGCTTAGCACATCCTGCTTACAGAAAGCTGTGCCCTACCTGCAGCAAGGGCAGTAGGATACATGAGGGGTGAAGTAATTCCCTAACACAGGCAAGAGAACTTTTCTATCTCATGCCAGCTATCTGGATATGTGCTAATGAACTGAGTCATTGCTCAAGGGAAATGGGAACTTCCTTGCCAAGGACACATCTTTGACTGGATTAGTCAACTGAGTGAAAACTAAGGCTAGAACAATGCAGGTTTTGGCTATTAGAAATAAGGGATGCTTTAATTATTAGATAAATCTTTCAGAGAGAAGGAATCATCCTGCTGTGGTGAATGTTGATGAAACATCAACATCAATTACTTGAATACAATTTGCACCATGTTAGCAGATAAACAGCATGTATGAAGAAGCCCCTAGTGTGTTTTCAGGAAGTCAGGACTGAATATATATGGTAGGTAATGCAAATATATTAATCCAACTGTAAACTCCTGAAgtacagcttctctgtgcagagaagctgcggatgccccatccctgtaGGTGTTCAAGGGCTGGTTGCATGGGGTCTTAAGCAACCTGGTTTAATGGGAGATGTCCCTCCTCAaagcagaggggttggaactagataatGCTTAAGTCCTctccaaccaaaaccattctaaAGAAAGACCtcatttaaatgtgaaaatgatGAATATTTGATGTCTTCTATGAAGACTCCCTGTAATTGGTTTGGATTTCTACTTGCTTCTTTCTAAGCCAAATGCACACAGTTTAAAAGACTTTTAAGTTTTATAGCAGAGAATAGGATTGAACCTTCTATGCTCTCTGCTTAAGTCAGATCTGGTCTTCTGTCATATGGCTACCCCTTCAACTTCTCTCTTTGCAGCACAATGTTTCATTTGTGGGATATTTAGGTTTATTCAAAACACTCAGAAGGAAAAGACTGCACTTCAAAGATCACTTACTATCTTGATTCCTTACCTTTTTTAGCTTTGAGGTGCCACTGTGGCCTCTAATTGCTGCTAGTAGGGCTGAGCGCTCATTCTCTGGTTCAGTGTATGAGGGCTTCCTGTGACTGCCATTTAGTGCACTGTTTGAAACCTAGAATATGAAGAGAACAAATCTCACATTGTTATTAGATATTTACTTAGAGATAGCTTGGAAACACTTTTTGGCACTTGTACCGGAATGCAAAGTATGAAGACTAATCAGTTTACCTTTTTTTTGAGCCTGCTCACACTGAACAGTAGGGGTATGTGTAGATAGTAATGCTGTACTTGGAGATGCAGTCCATATCCCCTGAGCAAGAAGCCAATGGCATACTATTATCctctagtaaaaaaaaattacaattttctttcactgcaggTATTTACAAGTTTTTTTCACACTGTGTGTTCCTGTTTTTACATGATACACTGAAATGAGGGTTTGGCTCTTAGACTAACCTCAATTACCTCTCCTTTATTTGTGTCTATGCACCCCCTGCCTCCTCTAGCTGGTGCAGCAGCCATGATGTTGCATAATATACAGGATGTGCAGAATAAGCAGCAGCTTGGTCTGCATTTTGCCATTATAAATTTTTCAAATGCCTTGTGTTCTCTGGCTCACCGTGAACTGTACAGATTACCAAATCTCTGGTGTCTGACAGGGTGAGTATAGGGCTCGACAGTCTGATCAGGTTAAAAAAGGTTTCACTTTACCTTTCTGagtttctcctttccccctgaTGTTTGAATGGCTTCCATTAGGGCACTGTGCAATGATGTGTCTTTTGGAACTGGCTTTTGGATGACAGGCTTGAACTTCTTCTTTGGTCCAAAAATATTGGTCTGCACATTAGCATCCAGTTCACCAACAGTATTAACATCTGAATCAACAGGTTTCTCCTCCTGTTCTGACTCTGCATTTGCTGCTGCACCATTTAGCTCAGGTGAAGCTTTAAGTGGACTAACTTGTACACCATTAGCGGGATGCCATTTAGTGACTCGCAAAGATGAGCTGAAAGAGGATGGGACTCCTTGGAGATCAGGAGATTTGAGAGATGAGGCTGAATTAGTATGCGTCAAAGTCTCACATTTCTGGTCAAACACAGTCTTTTTCTCTGCTACACTTTGTTTGCTGTTTAAATCATGATCATCTTCTGCATTGTTGTTATCCTTTGAAGAGGATTTAGTAAGTGGGACGCTGGcattctttttataaaaactcACAGGATTTGCTTGATTTGGTGCCCTGATAGtaaatactttgttttccatGCCAGAATTATCACCAGGTGTAAATCTGTGGCATGCTTTCTGACTACAAGCAAAAATACTTGAAAGCGTTTCTCTTGTTTCTGTTGATTCTGTTTCCACAGGGCTATATTTGGCCACAATAATACATCTTTTTGGTGAAACTTCTGCTTCATTCTTAACCTCTCCTGCCCcttgcttgttttcctctttctcattATATTCCATAGTGTCAGATTTAAAGGTAGTTGCATTGATGTGTCGTGCAATGGCAGAAGCAACATACTGACTTGATGTTCTCCTGTGTGGCTTTACGAATGGGAGTTCCAGCTTGTCCTTACTAACAGCTGGGGCTGCTAATGGTGTTACCTGGGACTGTGTAACTGAAAGAGCTGGTTTGGTTCTTTCATTCTCAGGTTGTCTTTCAGCTACCTGGATACTAACAGTTTGTGGTGCTGCAGGTTTTGGAGCTGCAAGACAGACAGGTTTGTGCTCATGTTTTATAGTAAAGGGCTTAGAGTTTGTGGTGACTGCTGACTTTTTAGGAAAATGCTCAGCAGAGTCGTCACTTTGCTTTTCCATAGAACTTGACCTCCAGAATGCCTTCACTCTCCCAATATGAATTTCCTCACTTTCATCAGAAGAAGAACCTTGTACATGCTTACTAACACTGGTATTTGGGCCTATGAGATTGCCCAGTTCATCTATTTTAATGGCACCAGTGGAGAGTGAAACTCCTCTATCAAAATGTCTTACTTCGGGTTTGGGAGGGACAACTTTAAAGGTTGTCAAACCCATTTTAGGTTCGTAGGTTGATCCTGAATTCTGGGCACGATGACACCATGTGGGTGTTGATGGGACTTCTGCTTCAGTTTTTTTTGCTGGTGGCCATTTGATTTCCAActctgatttgctttttttcagagATCTCTCCCTGCTATTACATTCATTAACTGGATTCAGCTTCTCTTTTGCTGTACTGATTTCAGTCGTGGCTTTGGAGTGAGATGGACTCAGCTTGGATTTACATTCCTCAGACTTCACACCATGTTTAGGAGAGGGTTCCAGTCTTAagttcttttcatttcttttttcaaaggaGGATGTGAGAGATTCAAACATATCTCTCCTCTGTTCCACAGGCAAGTGAATGAATTCATTTTCAGACGGTTGCTGATATATTAGGTCCTTGCATACAGCTCCACCATCTGTGTGTCCCTTATCAAAGGAACCTGCATTGTTGTTTATATTTGTAAAGTTTCTTGAATTAACAGAGTCAGCTGAGATATTCTGTGAAACCTTAATCTCCATCTCTTGATTTTCATCTGAGTTAGAGGTGCTAACTTCTGGAGCATCATCTATAATTGTTACtggaacagaaatggaaatatctTGGGTGGCCTCAAATTTTCTTACATGTGGGTTCAAGGCTTTGCTAGTGTAGTCAGAGTCAGAGTTACTGACACCATCCACTGCTGCAAAATACACATAGAATGTTACATATAGGCAGTATTTAGGCAATATGTCTATAAATTACAGAAACAGCCTAGACATGTTTAAGCAAACCAGGTATTTCAGTTACACTCAAAGTAACAGGCTCTTTTTTATGCCAGTATTACAAAAAAGGGAGATGTCTGGGTCCTGCTTATTGTCTGGTTGCCGATTAGGATTATTAGCAAAATATTCCTGCAGTCCTCCTGCTTCAGCCAGTGGGAAACACACaaatgcagctgaaagcagaatttcatcTATTGTTCATACCTTATCTTTGACTAACTTATCTAAGTGATAAACATTTCACCACATGACTCCAAAGGAGAAACATTTCTAAGAAACAGCATGCAACTCCAAATTATGTTTCCCAGACCTGGTTAGTAATAACAGCCCAGCTGAAGGATTTCCTTGAGCgagcaaacaaagaaacagtacttttattttttctccattcttctCACCCTTTATTACCAGTGACTCCAGAAGCCTCATTGTGCAGGAGGGCTATATATCCTCTCAAATTTGCTGGTATAAATCAAAGGTTACAACACAAGCTAAGGAATGGCTGTGTCTGAGAActcacaagaaaacaaatcagaCTCAAGTCCATTGCAGAAGTACTAAAATGAAGatgtgaagttaaaaaaaaacaagtgttcAATGTCATTTGTTGACAAACCAATagtaaagaagtattttaattcaCAGTAGGAAAAAGAGGAGCACAATATGACATTTTATCTCTTCCCActgtttaatgtttttctatttttaacttttaaatatgCCTGTTAACAGAGAGGGGATACTGGGTACAAAAACATTCCATCCTTTTCCACTTTATAAtgataaaatataaacagaGGCATTCTTCATTAAACAAAGAGCTAAATTCACAACTGATTTAGcttcactgaaattaatgaaattatacTAAATTTGGCCTATGTGTCCATTGACTGCTGTTCATCTCTTTTTGGTAGAAGACACTGAAATACAATGATAATCTGataagcagttttaaaaatattcagtagaGCCTATAAAGGATGTCTGCTCCTGAAGCAAAGGAGATACTTTGGGGGGACCACATTCTACCTCATACTCGTGAGTTGTTCCCTGTGATCTTAGTGAGAAACATGCAGAACGCCTCAAGAGTATAGCTTGATTTTGCATCCACTGACTGTGTCTCTGTCTTTTGCACTTCAGTGGTAACACACATTTTCCTACCTTCTAAATCTTCATCCAGGTCAGCCAAAGTCTGCTGGAGCCGTGCTGCAATGAATGTATCTTCATTCCCATGCTTAGCCAAAGCCATTGCTTCATCTTGCTtgctaaagaaaaatagaaaaaaatcatttggtCTCTCCCCTTTCTTTCACTTTGCTTTGTAGCTCTGAAACATACTATAGTTTTACCCCCTCTTCTCCCACTGGGGTTCTGAAACTCATTCtccaaaatatgaaaaatgtgtaGCCTTACACACTAACCACTATACTGACTCATCCACATCTAGCAAAGATCTCATCAGTGCTCGAGCATACCCAGTGTGCTGGTAATCAAAAGATTTCGATTAATAAAGCctgcaaagacattttctggATTCAGTGTGAAGCAGGCATTTCAGCTGGactgcagaaacacagcatATGCCAGGACAAAGGTTTTGCATATCCATACAATTTTAAGGCAGACAGCTAACCATCCTGTGCACCTGCTGTAACGATATATGTACAccttaattaaacaaaaattgcatggtaatgaaaaataaatacactcaAAGTACTGCTAGACCATCACTCTGCATCTTGAGGTATGGGAGGGAGTGTTTCTAATGAAACATATCAAGGGACATGATTTTACCAGAAAACTGATGAAGCTGTACAATGACCTGAGACAAGTCTGAAATCAGAATGACTGCCAAGTGTTGATTTGGCTTATtaaaagaagagaataaaaagaaaattaaataaaaaatcctaaaaaaccCACcgaaaatgaaaaaaaaaccctaaacaaccccaaaaaaccccaacaacaaaccaacaaaaaattcACTTGTATGGCAACCTGTACACAACAGTCCTCcattttttagaggaaaatctTGATCAGCAGAACTTTTTTGTCTAAATTATTGAAACTAGAATTTCACATTGgacaatttatttcttctggttACTTGACCCAAATTTAAGACATTGTGGTCTGTGACACTGTATCTAAGTTTTGCCTATTGAAAAAGTAGCCTTCCATTCTAGCCACACTTTAACTAACTCTAGTGGGTGAAACAGATTTGCCCTTTTCAAGATCATACCCTTAATTGCACAGATACAGTAACAgatgacagatttttatttttttttatttttttatttttttttggttagttTACCGAACactaaatgccatttttcttcttccctttaaGACAGTAATCTGAATAAAAATTCAGGGGGGTTTCCTGACATTGATTTAAATTTTGTCCATCAATGTAGCTTCAATTTTTGCTACtttgttgtttgatttttcCCTTGCTCATGCCAGGAGCAACTGAAAGGACATGTTGAAGCatcaggtattttattttattttacttcattatttatttagcaTTCACCTCTCCTTTACACCTTTTGTAGTAGTCCTGCAGCTTGATCCTTCTACTTTTACCTAAACTGCCTTGCACTTACAAAGCTGACTTCATATATGCAGTATCAATGAAAACAACAGCATACACCTCCAAGGAAGCCTTCCAAAACTGTCATGCACATATTCTTGTGTATCTGAATACACAGATGTGATCAATTCAAGACAGCAAGACTTGATATATGACTAAGAGGTTTTCTGAACTGGAATCTAAGACAGAAATCAGAAttgcttgttttaaatacaGAGGAAGAGACAGGGTGTTCTGCGACTGGAATAAAATTTCTTCCAACATCTGCCACTCACCTGAACTTTGAAAGGCCCTGAACATCCTCATAAGCCACTGTGATCTAATGGTGTTCAGGCTCAACATTCACACTGCAAGGTGCATGGTGAACTGAGTTTTCCCCCTGACAGATTACAAGGATGGTGGAGCAAATAAGTTAAAGTCTTCAGTGCAAGCACCTGGCACTGTAGAACTGCAATCCCTCTGTGTCCTGTGGCACGTgtgcacagaaacacacacacacacacacacatatctatAAATCAATGAGATTACTCATCTGAGCAATCTGACAAAAAGATTTACACTTATTGTACCGTTCTATTTGGGAGAGAAGACTGGCAAGCAAAACTCTCAATGTTAAGATGGCAGAAAGAATGAACTAACTGAATTTCATATTGTTCTTGCAGTGGAAAGtttcataaaattattaaaaaccaCTCTCctctaaatgtattttaaaacaatttatttccatACTGAGAGAGATCATTTCCAATGGGAGAACCATTCAAGCTGTTCACCAGCTAACCAACAGGTCTATCCATCATGGAAAGCAAATTACCACTTTCTTCTTTACAAAGCTGGTCTTGCAGAATAGTTGCACACAGCTGGAGGCAAGTGACACACACAGACTCATGCTCTGACCTACTGTGGagaagtttttttccaaagccttggaagaaaaatctgtaaacTCATGAGACCTAATTTCATGAAGGCTATGCCAGCTCACCACCCTTTTGGTACCTGTTCATATTTTCCTGTCTATTGCTTGACTCTTCTACAAAACAGCCAAAATCTGTGTTACTAAGGTTGTCCTTGCTGGAATTTCTACAGGAAACAATAAGGTTGAGAATTCTATGGGAAATTTATCTTGAAAAACATATTTGGAATGGGAACAATCATTCCTGGGCTTCAAATACAGACTGTAGGTCCATTGCACTGCACCGACAAGTTCTTTTCTCATGTCTATCAGTGGGAATCTTTCAATGATTCCTCACAGCAAAATTAGCCTTTCCTTGCTGGGCACAACAGTCATGAGTGGTCTCTTTCATTATCCTCTGTGTACTTACACAGTGACTACACATAATTTGCCTCTCAATCTCTGCTTCGATCTCTTTTCTTAGACAACTGGAATAATATCCAATGCACagaatttttctgaaggaaaaggaacatACATTGAAAATTAAAGTATTCTTATTTGCTGCTTCAGAGGGAGCTTCAGAAAAGCAGatcttttcttttgcatttctaaATCTCTAAAAGAGCTACTGTTCGATGCATCTCCAAACTCACCTACAAAGCAAGCCAGAAGGTATAGATTAGTCACAGGggcttttcttaaaattcttaCCACTTAGAATGGGCTATATGTTTTGTGAGGTGAAGGTCTGGTAGTTTCCAGTAGCTCACATGACTTACAAATATGCTTAAGAAGACTctcacaggaaaaggaaaacaaaagggcctcaattttttttccatagccTTCTTCCCTTCTGACCCTATACACTTTTCTTTTGTTGACAGCTGTTCTGGCCAGAAGCCAAGAAAAACATTACTTATTTTGATACCATGTTTTACATTCTGGATAACCATTACCAGTGGTATTTTCTCatacaagctttttttttttttttttttttttttttggctcagGGAAAACTTGATAACCTTTATGCTGCCTTCCTGGTTAAAACATGAGGTGctaaaaatacagcactgaTGAGCATTTAGCCCAAGCTCAAAATGGCAAATGTGCATGATTCCTGGAAGCCTGCACACATATTACTTATGTAGATTAGCAGAGATTTGTGTAAGAGCATAGAACGAAGCAAAGTGACTACTAAACTACAGCATTTAATGTTCCACTGAGCTCAGGCTACAATGCCTGATTACTCCTTGGCAGTCATTTGCACAGTTGGAGACAAAATGAAACTTACAGCAACATTTTACCAAATTAGTGCCATGGGAGACATACATTTATGAGAAGGTTTACAATCTAAGAAAGTGAGAAATTTCTCTGATAAAACTAGCTGGAAACAgtgcataaaaataaacccaaactgGTGGTCAGGCAAGGGATTTGCAATGGGAGAAGTTGCTGTCAAAGCAGCTTTACCTGTGGGTCTGCAAATGATAAATCTGACCCAAGTTTCTCTGAGCACTTCTTGGGAGTTCTGGTGAGCTTCATGTATGTCACTAGAGACCACACCTCCTGCCACAACTGCTTAAATACAACACCGACCTATGTAAATTGCAGAGAAGTGATGAAGGAAGACATTCAATTATCCAAATGCAGATACTTGGTGCCATTTAAATGCTGTAGGATATTCAAGACATCTGTCTGGGGCTTTTAGACTTAATAGGGAAGACCGGGAAACTTGCATCCCGCCTGAATGACAGCAGCTAAGAAGTGGACATACCTTAGGTTAACCAAATGTGATTTGCAATCTCACTCATTTTGCACAATATTTGCTATACCAAAAGCCCTGAGAACATGGCCCCCGTGAACCTGTTGCTAGGTGGGGTAGGAAGATAGAGCCATTGCAAATACATGAAATCCATACAGGCACAATGTGCAGTAGGATATGCAGGGATGTAGTGACAACTGTGAGACATGTTGAGAGCATTCAGCTTCTCACACGAGCCTCAGTTAGCTAAGAGGGACTGACCTACGTGGAAAACTGACATGGTCACTCCAGTTCCAAAGACTGGACTTCGGAATGTTCAggctcccctcccagctctgacagTTGTCCCAGTCTGGTACTGGGGAATTACATGAAACTATCTTTATGTATCCAAATTTATACTCCTTAAATTGAATCTGATATTCACCTCTTACACAAATGCTGCAAAGACAAATGCTTCTACTTTGTGTATATAACAAGGTGTGGGTTAAGGAAGAGACTGATGCTGAAGTTGTAGGAAGTATGgctgaagtattttgaaaacaatttatGAATCAATCAGAAAGATGGCATTAAATAAACTCAGggtttttatatattaatttttgtgAGTGATGTGACAAAGTACTCTTCAAAAGTGGAGGTAACTGTTTTCTGGATTAACCAACCGTTTCCACAATCTAAAGAGatcatttttccattatttgtatttcttagGTTAGGTaactttttttcacttcttttcaaGGAAGTAATATAACTGTAGCAGGAGAGCAGCTAGTGTAAGTGCTGGGCTTTCTAGTCACCTAAGCCATGACCTGATAAGCAATATCTTCCATTTCTATTGTCTCCTGTGAACTGTTGTGAGAATGAATTTTAAAccaaagaatattaaaattcaTAAGTTGCAGACTGAACAACCAATTCAGAACTGGTTACATAGCAAAGTCATCACTTGTGTTTGACACGAGATTTCTGAAATTGGCAGGCAACTAGCAAAGGGGGAAAGCACATGGAAGATAACCTTCTTTTTTACATTCTTaggcaataaaaaaaagctgcacATATTTTTGAGAGCAGGGTACAGGTATCACTTCCATTCCATTTTtagtttgtgttttctttctagttCTGTGGGACTACATCAGACAAAGGTCTTTATACTGCATTTATATCTGGGCTGAACAAAAGTCATCAGAGACTGAATTTAACTATTTTTCAATCCTCTAACACATGGGTCCAGTAGTTTCTTCAGATAAACTGCCACCCAATTAACAATAAGAAGTTGAAAATCGAGACgaggaggaaaatgaagcaatttTTCAACAGCAACTGGGCTTATGGTCCTTTTACAATTCTCCTCCATAGTTTCTAGTCAAGAATctaaacagaaagcaaatgctCCTGCATAGAATAATTTTGTGTTCTAATGCTAGAAATCTCTAAGCTTGTTACATACTAGGGTAATTTAAACTTCCAGAGTACCTGACATATGTCATTTCCAGGGTCCTGCTGCATAAGCAGCAGCTTGTAGTTGCTATACAGCTGGATGCACCCCCACTCCCCCTCCTCTGGTAACAGCTTCTGAACAGGAAAGCCCATAGACAGAAAGAATTGCCAGAAATAGTCAAGGAAGTGGACTAGCATGATTTAGATCTTAATACAGCCCCATTACCTGTGCAATGTAAAATTGTAAGTTAAAAGATGGTACAGTCAAATCACTTCTCTtgatttacacagaaaaatagaaacagaaaaggacCAGAGCCTTCCTCTTCTGTAAGCCAACACCAGGCCCTTAGCAACCCAAGCTGCCCcctaatatttaaaatattccacagCTACAGAGCAGATAGTATTTTTCCAGTGGATGAGTTTAACAGAAAGGCTAATCAGTATTCTTGCCCTAGAATGACTGTATCTATTACTTAACCATAATATCCATATTATCTTTCTTCCATGAAGATCTGCCAGCAAAAAAGTATACAAAAGTTTCCAAATTTGAAGTTTTCTGGAgcaaggggaaagggaaagccAGAGATAAGGAAGGAAAACTATGTAAGAAGCAGAGCCTTGCAAATCTGTCAGACATCTgggctttaattaaaaaatttttcttccctgaggTTCTCCCTGTCACTTTAACCCTTTCTCTACTTTCCTACCccttaaaactgttttcaaaacagtAAAACAGGCCTACccagttaaaataaaacctattcTATAGAGAAATAACAGAACTaaactttctcctttttctcagaGACAGGTACAATTGACTAGTAATTACACTGAATGTGTTTGCACACAGAGGAGTATATATAATCATACACACACTGCtatttttcattgcagtttttgtctttccttcctGCATTCTGCcactcattatttttatttcttctgaccAGCATCCATGCTGAAGTCTCTCCAGCTGCTGACTTCTTCTGTCCTGTCCTTCCCAATACAAAACACTGTAACATTTGAATGTGAATGGACTGAAAATTAAGCAGAACAGGTTTACCCACCCCTATGGTTTcaagcttttgttttaaactaactcatcaaaacccaaacagcaaGTATTTCTCAGGCTGGTAACTAAGAGGACTGTCCTCCAAGATGCTTCAGCTACCCTGACCAGAGCCAAAGGTAATAAATTCTTCcaagagaaagggaggaaatggGATTATCTCTGTCCAAACCCACAGCACAAACTGATCTCTGGAGGGTTCCCCAACCCCCACCCTATGTCCTGTACTAGCtgcacatgaaaaaatattcctctctCATGGTTAGTGAAGTAGACACTTAAGGGAGGGGAAAATCCCTTTCAGACATTTAGAaggtattttgtctttttgtcacACACAAgcctgtatttatttataccTTTATAACGACAGAGTTCccttcacattttaaaatacttttatttcttaaacatttcaatacatttaaaatattttcaaaattaaaaaaaagtgtctgggattttaaagtgtttttccttctctgagacAGGTCATTAGAACCATAC
The sequence above is drawn from the Parus major isolate Abel chromosome 2, Parus_major1.1, whole genome shotgun sequence genome and encodes:
- the COBL gene encoding protein cordon-bleu isoform X2, whose translation is MFIHLQGFSTAPNSPSVNSRSSSLGSSLSLGNISGMTANPEVKKRRAPPPPVATPVLPNAEISQGVSLNDLRKKKRRAPLPPAVSAPPTPTMPNRTEDREDKRKSTMGDGRQVPQKPPRGTTRGPPQLVIPPPPPYPPPGSDIVDPTVCYREADVTAPTELVPKQSLLSTHDNVYVVDDTVLELSEVEETASESSCFASEDTTEDSGVVSSPSDIVSLDSQNDSMKLRDIKLVNGYMDPAEADAMCGTDMCPVQNAYCDSVGPDSAHLSKQDEAMALAKHGNEDTFIAARLQQTLADLDEDLEAVDGVSNSDSDYTSKALNPHVRKFEATQDISISVPVTIIDDAPEVSTSNSDENQEMEIKVSQNISADSVNSRNFTNINNNAGSFDKGHTDGGAVCKDLIYQQPSENEFIHLPVEQRRDMFESLTSSFEKRNEKNLRLEPSPKHGVKSEECKSKLSPSHSKATTEISTAKEKLNPVNECNSRERSLKKSKSELEIKWPPAKKTEAEVPSTPTWCHRAQNSGSTYEPKMGLTTFKVVPPKPEVRHFDRGVSLSTGAIKIDELGNLIGPNTSVSKHVQGSSSDESEEIHIGRVKAFWRSSSMEKQSDDSAEHFPKKSAVTTNSKPFTIKHEHKPVCLAAPKPAAPQTVSIQVAERQPENERTKPALSVTQSQVTPLAAPAVSKDKLELPFVKPHRRTSSQYVASAIARHINATTFKSDTMEYNEKEENKQGAGEVKNEAEVSPKRCIIVAKYSPVETESTETRETLSSIFACSQKACHRFTPGDNSGMENKVFTIRAPNQANPVSFYKKNASVPLTKSSSKDNNNAEDDHDLNSKQSVAEKKTVFDQKCETLTHTNSASSLKSPDLQGVPSSFSSSLRVTKWHPANGVQVSPLKASPELNGAAANAESEQEEKPVDSDVNTVGELDANVQTNIFGPKKKFKPVIQKPVPKDTSLHSALMEAIQTSGGKEKLRKVSNSALNGSHRKPSYTEPENERSALLAAIRGHSGTSKLKKISSLASQELQRFRDTERSLQKAEDLQEEQLCIPAAPAQPPPPPPPIQLSAAAPKSSATASGNPIEARQALLEAIRSGAGAAKLRKVPLLV
- the COBL gene encoding protein cordon-bleu isoform X1: MFIHLQGFSTAPNSPSVNSRSSSLGSSLSLGNISGMTANPEVKKRRAPPPPVATPVLPNAEVRGQERTAAQISQGVSLNDLRKKKRRAPLPPAVSAPPTPTMPNRTEDREDKRKSTMGDGRQVPQKPPRGTTRGPPQLVIPPPPPYPPPGSDIVDPTVCYREADVTAPTELVPKQSLLSTHDNVYVVDDTVLELSEVEETASESSCFASEDTTEDSGVVSSPSDIVSLDSQNDSMKLRDIKLVNGYMDPAEADAMCGTDMCPVQNAYCDSVGPDSAHLSKQDEAMALAKHGNEDTFIAARLQQTLADLDEDLEAVDGVSNSDSDYTSKALNPHVRKFEATQDISISVPVTIIDDAPEVSTSNSDENQEMEIKVSQNISADSVNSRNFTNINNNAGSFDKGHTDGGAVCKDLIYQQPSENEFIHLPVEQRRDMFESLTSSFEKRNEKNLRLEPSPKHGVKSEECKSKLSPSHSKATTEISTAKEKLNPVNECNSRERSLKKSKSELEIKWPPAKKTEAEVPSTPTWCHRAQNSGSTYEPKMGLTTFKVVPPKPEVRHFDRGVSLSTGAIKIDELGNLIGPNTSVSKHVQGSSSDESEEIHIGRVKAFWRSSSMEKQSDDSAEHFPKKSAVTTNSKPFTIKHEHKPVCLAAPKPAAPQTVSIQVAERQPENERTKPALSVTQSQVTPLAAPAVSKDKLELPFVKPHRRTSSQYVASAIARHINATTFKSDTMEYNEKEENKQGAGEVKNEAEVSPKRCIIVAKYSPVETESTETRETLSSIFACSQKACHRFTPGDNSGMENKVFTIRAPNQANPVSFYKKNASVPLTKSSSKDNNNAEDDHDLNSKQSVAEKKTVFDQKCETLTHTNSASSLKSPDLQGVPSSFSSSLRVTKWHPANGVQVSPLKASPELNGAAANAESEQEEKPVDSDVNTVGELDANVQTNIFGPKKKFKPVIQKPVPKDTSLHSALMEAIQTSGGKEKLRKVSNSALNGSHRKPSYTEPENERSALLAAIRGHSGTSKLKKISSLASQELQRFRDTERSLQKAEDLQEEQLCIPAAPAQPPPPPPPIQLSAAAPKSSATASGNPIEARQALLEAIRSGAGAAKLRKVPLLV